The nucleotide sequence agacgccGTGTATACagtaggggaggagaggagacgccGTGTATACagtaggggaggagaggagacgccGTGTATACAGATCATGAGTATAAAGGAGAGGAGAagctctatgtacaggggaggAGATGCAGAGTATACAAGAGACAAGACGCTGTGTATACAGATCATgaggtgtatacaggggaggagacGCTGTGTATACAGATcatggggtgtatacaggagaggaggaactGTGTATACAGATCATGAGATATGTAAACAGGAAAGGAGAGGAGATGTCAGGTATACAGATGATGAGATATAGGAGAGGAgatgcagtgtatacaggagaggagacggGCATACACCTGCCGTATCCCCTTCTCGcccgattggggggggggaggtgtggccTTCTCCCTCGCCTCATGATATAttcctgctggaagcaggtgtagatttgttgcgcaGGGCCGGCGGGTTTACAAAGAGGGGTACGCCAGGAAAAAGGGGGCAGggatttatttaagactggcgtactcatatGCCGGTCTTCATGAATGTCCCTCatggtgtatacaggggaggagaaGCAGTGTATACTGGGGAGGAGGTGTAGATGTATACAGAGGAGGAGACGCAGTGTATACTGGGAAGGAGATGTGTACAGGGGAGGAGATTTATACAAGAGAGGAGATGCAGAGTACACAGGGGAGGAGAagtatacaggggaggagacGCTGCGTATACGGAAGAGctgggtcagggatgatgggagtgatctaTGTTTGTGCCCCTGTGATCTATCGTTTTTGCTCTTTTCCCAGGCCGGCGGTCAGGGGAGCAGCGTTGCACTGCCGGAGTCGCTGCTGTTCGTCTCCACCCTGGACGGAGGCCTCCACGCTGTCAGCAAGAAGACCGGCGCCATCAAGTGGATGTTAAAAgaaggtgaatatttttttccaTCCTGTGACAGTGGCGGAAGAGGCAGGGGGTGATGGCAGCGATGACAGGCAAACTCATTTGTGGGTTTTCTTTTGGCAGATCCCGTTCTTCAGGTCCCGACTCATGTGGAAGAGTAAGTCCTGGTGGAATCCCCCATGAGATCCCTCCCCAGGCCGACATGGGTCTTTGTCTGATGTTGTCTGTTCTCTCCGCAGGCCGGCCTTTCTCCCTGATCCCAATGACGGCAGCCTGTACACGCTGGGCAGTAAACACAGCGAGGGGCTGACGGTAAGAGGAAACCATAGGGGGCGCTGCTGCTTATCATATCACTGAGGACCTGACTATGTGACTACAGGGGGCGCTGCTGCTCATCATATCACTGAGGACCTGACTATGTGACTACAGGGGGCGCTGCTGCTTATCATATCACTGAGGACCTGACTATGTGACTACAGGGGGTCCTGCTCATCATATCACTGAGGACCTGACTATGtgaccacagggggcgctgctgcTTATCATATCACTGAGGACCTGACTATGTGACTACAGGGGGTCCTGCTCATCATATCACTGAGGACCTGACTATGtgaccacagggggcgctgctgcTTATCATATCACTGAGGACCTGACTATGtgaccacagggggcgctgctgcTCATCATATCACTGAGGACCTGACTATGTGACTACAGGGGGCGCTGCTGCTCATCATATCACTGAGGACCTGACTGtgaccacagggggcgctgctgcTTATCATATCACTGAGGACCTGACTATGTGACTACAAGGGGCGCTGCTGCTTATCATATCACTGAGGACCTGACTATGTGACTACAAGGGGCGCTGCTGCTTATCATATCACTGAGGACCTGACTATGTGACTACAGGGGGCGCTGCTGCTTATCATATCACTGAGGACCTGACTATGTGACTACAGGGGGCGCTGCTGCTCATCATATCACTGAGGACATAACTATGtgaccacagggggcgctgctgcTCATCATATCACTGAGGACCTGACTATGTGACTACAGGGGGCGCTGCTGCTCATCATATCACTGAGGACCTGACTGtgaccacagggggcgctgctgcTTATCATATCACTGAGGACCTGACTGtgaccacagggggcgctgctgcTTATCATATCACTGAGAACCTGACTATGTGACTACAGGGGGCGCTGCTGCTCATCATATCACTGAGACATGACTGTGACCACAGGGGGCGCTACTGCTCATCATATCACTGAGGACCTGACTGtgaccacagggggcgctgctgcTCATCATATTACTGAGGACATGACTATGTGACTACAGGGGGCGCTGCTGCTCATCATATCACTGAGGACCTGACTATGTGACTACTAGGGGCGCTGCTGCTTATCATATCACTGAGGACCTGACTATGTGACTACAGGGGGCGCTGCTGCTCATCATATCACTGAGGACCTGACTGtgaccacagggggcgctgctgcTCATCATATCACTGAGGACCTGACTGtgaccacagggggcgctgctgcTCATCATATCACTGAAGACCTGACTATGtgaccacagggggcgctgctgcTCATCATATCACTGAGGACATAACTATGTGACCACGGGGGGAGCTGCTGCTCATCATATCACTGAGGACCTGACTGTGACCACAGGGGGAGCTGCTGCTCATCAAATCACTGAGGACATGACTATGtgaccacagggggcgctgctgcTCATCATATCACTGAGACATGACTGTGACCACGGGGGAGAGCTGCTCATCAAATCACTGAGGACATGACTATTTGACCACGGGGGGCGCTGCTGTTTATCATATAACTGAAAATATGACTATGtgaccacagggggcgctgctgcTCATCATATCACTAAggtttttgttttgcagaaacTCCCGTTTACCATCCCGGAGCTGGTGGCGTCGTCGCCGTGTCGTAGCTCAGACGGCATCTTATATATGGGTACGTAGGTGATCACAGGCTGCTTGTAGGCTGGTTATGTGGGTATAGTGCCCCCAGTGGCCACACacgttttttttcccttcatgtCTGGCTTCTCTCGGCAGGGAAGAAGCAGGACGTGTGGTACGTCGTGGACCTGGTGACCGGGGAGAAGCAGCAGACCctcacctcttcctcctccgcaGACAGTCTGTGCCCCTCCACTTCTCTGCTCTACCTGGGCAGGACAGGTGCGCCCCCTCCTGGTGCTCTTCATAATTGCCCCTCCAACCTCAACACCGTCACATGACTCTTCTTGTCTTACAGAATATACAATCACCATGTACGACACCAAGAACAAGGAGCTGCGCTGGAACGCCACCTACTACGACTATGCTGCCACCCTGCCGGAGGAGGGCACGGAGTACAGTGAGTGGGGGTTGTGCAGAGGAGGGTGGAGgttgtagttgggggggggggggggttgaggttgGTTGTGTGGAGGAGGGTAGGGGTTGTATTGAGGTGGGCAGTTCGTAGTCCTGGTGAGGTCTGACCATCTTGCTCTTCTTCAAGAAATGTCTCACTTTGTGTCCAATGGGGACGGTCTGGTGGTGACGGTGGACAGCGACTCTGGGGACGTCCTGTGGATTCAGAATTATGGCTCCCCGGTGGTGGCGCTGTACATCTGGCAGAGGGAAGGCCTGAGGAAGGTGCTGCACACTAATGTGGGGGTGGAGACTCTGCGCTACCTCACCTTCATGTCTGGGGAGGTCGGCCACATCACCAAGTGGAAGTATCCCTTCCCCAAGGAGCCGGAGACCAAGAGCAAACTGATGTAAGTGTCATGTGATCCTCACAAATAGCCACGTCCAGTTTCGGGGCTGTGTCAGCCACAGCCACGTCCGATAACAGGGTTGTGTCATGTGATCCTCACAAATAGCCACGTGAGATACTGGGGTGGTGTCATGTGATCCTCCGGTGGAAAGCTTTGTAGAGAAGATGTCATATTACCTCCTGGTGAATGAGGCCTCACTGCTGCCTGCATTCATTGGTGGTTGACACAGTCATGTGACCCTCTGGTCTTGTCTTCAGGCCGACACTCTACGTAGGCAAATATTCGACCAGTCTCTacgcctcctcctccctggttcaCGAGGGTGtcgcagtggtggtgagtgccaTTCGTTATTTTGGTGTTGGTGTCACGTGACATTAACAGTGATCACCAGTACACCTGCATTGGTTCCGCTGTATTTACTGTGTTTGTTCCATAGCCGCGAGGGAAGGCAATGCCGCTGCTGGATGGCCCCAGGGCGGACAGGGTGACGATTGAGGAGAATGGGGAATGTGAGTTTACCCCCAGCACAGATCTGAAGATCCCGACTGGCTTAAAGGGGAAGGACAAGCTAAATTACTGGAAGAATCAGTGGCTGTTGATAGGTAAGGCCGCCCTAGTGTTTTACGCCTGGGGATCACCATAGTGTTTACGCCTGAGGCACGAGGTTTAGCACTGAGGAGGTGCCAGTTTCTGCTTTTCTCCGCAGGCCACCACGAGATCCCACTGTCCGCCCCCACCAAGATCCTTGACACCTTCCCCCCCACACTGCCACGGGGAAAAGAGAATGTCATAGAAGGTGGTGCAGACAAGACACTGTTCCCGGAGGTGCGTACGTGCAGTGAGAAGCCCACTGTTCATATGCAGTTTATGTTGTGTGCAGCCTGAATGGGACGCCGTCTTAGTAACACCCTGATCTCGCCCCCTGCAGGAGGTTATAGAGATGCCAGAGGAGCCATCCACAGAGCTACCGTCCTCTAAGGACATCGCCGACATCTCCCGCCCGTTCCTACCCAAGCCTGAGGCGCCTGTGGACTCCATGCTGAAAGACCTGgccaccatcatcctcagcaccttCCTCCTGGCGGGATGGGTGGCTTTTGTTATCACCTACCCAAAGGTAAGAGACCCATTCCCCAAGTCCCTGGCAGATGTGATCACTGCCGGGCACTCCCTGGCAGATGTGGTCGCtgcctggcactttctggtagaTGTGGAGGTCACTGCCTGGCACTCCCTGCTGCTCTCCTCTCTCCAGACAgtgcaccagcagcagcagctccagcaCCAGCAGTTTCAGAAGCAGCTGGAGGAGAAGATTCAGCTCCTGCAGATGCAGCACGTCACCTTTCAGCCCCCAATAGAGGTCACTGCAGATGTTGAGGACCTGCGGGGGGAGAGCTCTGCCAACAGCACCCCAAACATGTCTCCACGAGCCTCCAACCACTCTGTGCACTCTAACCTCTCCACCTCTGAGGTCGGCAGTGTGGTCTCCACCGAGCAGGAAGACCCAGGTAACGCCCCAACGTTTCTGCCACTCTGCTGCCCCGCACCCGTTATTGTCTCTGATCACGGTTTTCCCCTCATAGATGAAGAGATGATAGTGACGGTGGGGAAGATCTCATTCAACCCCCGGGATGTTCTGGGCCACGGTGCAGAGGGGACAATAGTGTACAGGTGAGTGGTGAATGTGTAATATGTCAATACAATAGTAAATGGGTATGTAACATGGGGGGTATAATAGTGTAAAGGGAAGTGTGTGTCTTGCTGGTGATAGTAGTGTACAGGTGTTGCATACTTACCTGGCCACAGTCCAGCAGTGGTCCCTTTTGTGGCCATGGCCGACAGTCCCACACCtgcccggccaatgcagcgcatAAGGAGCCTGTAAGCAACTGAGGCCGTTGTGTAACctggtgggggcagtagtgtacAGAGAAACGAGTATCTTGATGGTAACAGTAGTGTTAATGTGAGTGTGTGTTTCGGTTGGTCACATGATATCCCCTAGCCCCTGTAGTCGAGTCCTCGTGGGCAGGTCCTGTAGGTTTCTACTTCCTGTGTTGCAGTTGGTGGGTGTCCACTTTGGGCGGTTCTTCTATGTAGTTGCTTTTcctccctgcagggggcgctttGACAATCGTGATGTCGCGGTGAAGAGGATTCTCCCAGAATGCTTCAGTTTTGCGGATCGGGAGGTTCAGCTACTGAGAGAATCCGATGAAAACCCCAATGTCATTCGCTACTTCTGCACGGAGAGGGACCGGCAGTTCCAGTACATCGCCATCGAGCTGTGTATGGCCACACTGCAAGAGGTCAGGGGTCAGGAAGGGGGCAGCGGGGCTTGTGTGCCTGGGGACAGGGCAGCATGCCGTCTCACTTGGCACCTCTTGTGTTTGACAGTATGTGGAGGAGAAGGACTTTGACCGTCACGGCCTGGAGCCCATTGCCCTCCTGGAGCAGACCATGTCAGGGCTGGCGTATCTGCACTCTCTCAGTAttggtaagtggacgtcttttctctggAGTATACTGAGGTTACTTTGTGTCTACAGCAATCACCCTCACTTTTTTCTATAGAGGGGGCTCCTCGGTAGTCCACGCACTCTAATAGGAGGTAATGGAACCAGGTCTCATCCCTGATTTGGCAATTGCATTACAGTGTAACCActcttactgtaaaaaaagaaaacctccctcttcctttccttctGTCAATGCTCTTCCTGTAGAGAACCCTGTCCCCTGCTCTGACTGTAAATATGGTAGAAAAATaccaaaaaaatgattgtgactCCATCTGTGACTGCTCTTACTGTAGGAAACCCCTCCCTGCTGTgactacccttagggccctattccaccggacgattatcgttcagattatcgttaaattgttcgaatctaaactataatcgttcggttgaaatgcagttaacgattaacgaccgaacgagaaatcgttgatcgctttataagacctagacctatttttatcaatgctcgttcgcaaaacgttcgcattgaataagggccctattccaccagacgattatcgtttgcatattagttaacgatctcaaacgaccgctattgcgaaagacctgaaaacgttcactcatttccatggaacaatagtctcttatgatcgtaattgcgattgtttttattCGCTATTCCTATTGCGTTCCGTATGTATTGCggacgaccgaacgatgtcttattcaatgcgaacgatttgcgaacgttttgcgaacgagcaacgataaaaataggtccaggtcttataaagcgatcaacgatttctcgttcggtcgttaatcgttaactgcatttcaagcgaacgattatcgtttagattcaaacgatttaacgataatctgaacgataatcgtccggtggaatagggccctaagacattgTTCAGTCGTCCGCAATAGATGCGAACGCATTAGTGAATAAATAGTggagaaaaaacgatcgcaattacgatcataagtaacgattatcgttcaatggaaatgagtgaacgttttcaggtctttcgcaatagcggtcgtttgagatcgttaatcgttaacgattatgcaaacgataatcgtccggtggaatagggcccttactgtagggAACCCCCTTCTTTTTGCTGTGACTACTCT is from Dendropsophus ebraccatus isolate aDenEbr1 chromosome 14, aDenEbr1.pat, whole genome shotgun sequence and encodes:
- the ERN1 gene encoding serine/threonine-protein kinase/endoribonuclease IRE1 isoform X1, translated to MGGTRRSLLWSLIVTVLLCQMAGGQGSSVALPESLLFVSTLDGGLHAVSKKTGAIKWMLKEDPVLQVPTHVEEPAFLPDPNDGSLYTLGSKHSEGLTVFVLQKLPFTIPELVASSPCRSSDGILYMGKKQDVWYVVDLVTGEKQQTLTSSSSADSLCPSTSLLYLGRTEYTITMYDTKNKELRWNATYYDYAATLPEEGTEYKMSHFVSNGDGLVVTVDSDSGDVLWIQNYGSPVVALYIWQREGLRKVLHTNVGVETLRYLTFMSGEVGHITKWKYPFPKEPETKSKLMPTLYVGKYSTSLYASSSLVHEGVAVVPRGKAMPLLDGPRADRVTIEENGECEFTPSTDLKIPTGLKGKDKLNYWKNQWLLIGHHEIPLSAPTKILDTFPPTLPRGKENVIEGGADKTLFPEEVIEMPEEPSTELPSSKDIADISRPFLPKPEAPVDSMLKDLATIILSTFLLAGWVAFVITYPKTVHQQQQLQHQQFQKQLEEKIQLLQMQHVTFQPPIEVTADVEDLRGESSANSTPNMSPRASNHSVHSNLSTSEVGSVVSTEQEDPDEEMIVTVGKISFNPRDVLGHGAEGTIVYRGRFDNRDVAVKRILPECFSFADREVQLLRESDENPNVIRYFCTERDRQFQYIAIELCMATLQEYVEEKDFDRHGLEPIALLEQTMSGLAYLHSLSIVHRDLKPHNILISMPNAHGRVKAMISDFGLCKKLAVGRHSFSRRSGVPGTEGWIAPEMLSEDFKENPTYSVDIFSAGCLFYYVVSEGRHPFGKSLQRQANILLGEYSLDCVSQERHEDLIAHHLIEQMIDKDPQRRPSAPAVLTHPFFWSLEKQLQFFQDVSDRIEKEPLDGPIVKRLERGGRDVVKLDWREHITVPLQTDLRKFRSYKGKSVRDLLRALRNKKHHYRELPEEVQETLGSVPDEFVGYFTSRFPALLLHTYLAMQLCSRERLFQPYYIQEPTEPSPSAVPPAEA
- the ERN1 gene encoding serine/threonine-protein kinase/endoribonuclease IRE1 isoform X2 gives rise to the protein MGGTRRSLLWSLIVTVLLCQMAGGQGSSVALPESLLFVSTLDGGLHAVSKKTGAIKWMLKEDPVLQVPTHVEEPAFLPDPNDGSLYTLGSKHSEGLTKLPFTIPELVASSPCRSSDGILYMGKKQDVWYVVDLVTGEKQQTLTSSSSADSLCPSTSLLYLGRTEYTITMYDTKNKELRWNATYYDYAATLPEEGTEYKMSHFVSNGDGLVVTVDSDSGDVLWIQNYGSPVVALYIWQREGLRKVLHTNVGVETLRYLTFMSGEVGHITKWKYPFPKEPETKSKLMPTLYVGKYSTSLYASSSLVHEGVAVVPRGKAMPLLDGPRADRVTIEENGECEFTPSTDLKIPTGLKGKDKLNYWKNQWLLIGHHEIPLSAPTKILDTFPPTLPRGKENVIEGGADKTLFPEEVIEMPEEPSTELPSSKDIADISRPFLPKPEAPVDSMLKDLATIILSTFLLAGWVAFVITYPKTVHQQQQLQHQQFQKQLEEKIQLLQMQHVTFQPPIEVTADVEDLRGESSANSTPNMSPRASNHSVHSNLSTSEVGSVVSTEQEDPDEEMIVTVGKISFNPRDVLGHGAEGTIVYRGRFDNRDVAVKRILPECFSFADREVQLLRESDENPNVIRYFCTERDRQFQYIAIELCMATLQEYVEEKDFDRHGLEPIALLEQTMSGLAYLHSLSIVHRDLKPHNILISMPNAHGRVKAMISDFGLCKKLAVGRHSFSRRSGVPGTEGWIAPEMLSEDFKENPTYSVDIFSAGCLFYYVVSEGRHPFGKSLQRQANILLGEYSLDCVSQERHEDLIAHHLIEQMIDKDPQRRPSAPAVLTHPFFWSLEKQLQFFQDVSDRIEKEPLDGPIVKRLERGGRDVVKLDWREHITVPLQTDLRKFRSYKGKSVRDLLRALRNKKHHYRELPEEVQETLGSVPDEFVGYFTSRFPALLLHTYLAMQLCSRERLFQPYYIQEPTEPSPSAVPPAEA